One genomic segment of Pseudonocardia sp. T1-2H includes these proteins:
- a CDS encoding flavin-containing monooxygenase, with protein sequence MSNAHKNARGTGVGPGTDFDAVVVGAGFSGLYMLHRLRDGLGLSARVFEAADDVGGTWYWNRYPGARCDSESYFYSFSDRLSEDLLQEWSWSERFAAQPEILRYLQHVTDRFDLRRDIQFGTRVTAADYDEATNRWAISTDDGGWVTAKFLITAVGCLSAVNTPDFEGRDSFQGEQYHTARWPHEGVDFTDKRVAVIGTGATAVQAIPEVAEQAAHVYVLQRTPNYDIAGRNGPLTDEYVRQTKATYKDIWQRTRETSFGFPYDAPDRTALSVSEEERQRIYETAWAQGGFRIGLTFNDLLIDSEANETASEFLRNQIRARVHDPEVAELLAPKDHPFFTKRPPLENGYYETFNRDNVTLVDVRRSPIEEITPTGVRTRDGEYEVDTIVFATGFDAMTGTLFKMGISGRGGVTLQEKWAEGPRTYLGVATHGFPNMFMITGPQSPSVLSNMPVSIEQHVDWIADCIEYMREHKLDKIEPLPEAEDDWVEHHNAVTQATLLPMANSWWVGANIPGKPRNLYPYVGGVGNYRKICEEVAAHGYDGFGMAKYGKSSVTGTRPASRFPVRTARAVIG encoded by the coding sequence ATGTCCAACGCGCACAAGAACGCTCGAGGGACCGGGGTCGGACCGGGCACCGATTTCGACGCGGTCGTCGTGGGGGCCGGGTTCTCGGGGCTGTACATGCTCCACCGCCTGCGCGACGGGCTCGGACTCTCGGCGCGCGTCTTCGAAGCGGCGGACGACGTCGGCGGCACCTGGTACTGGAACCGCTATCCCGGCGCGCGGTGCGACTCGGAGAGCTACTTCTACAGCTTCTCCGACCGCTTGTCCGAGGACCTCCTCCAGGAGTGGAGCTGGAGCGAGCGCTTCGCCGCCCAGCCGGAGATCCTGCGGTACCTGCAGCACGTCACTGACCGGTTCGACCTCCGGCGCGACATCCAGTTCGGCACCCGGGTCACCGCCGCGGACTACGACGAGGCAACCAACCGTTGGGCGATCAGTACCGACGACGGAGGCTGGGTGACGGCGAAGTTCCTCATCACGGCCGTCGGCTGTCTGTCCGCGGTCAACACGCCCGACTTCGAGGGACGCGACAGCTTCCAGGGCGAGCAGTACCACACCGCGCGCTGGCCCCATGAAGGAGTCGACTTCACCGACAAGCGCGTCGCGGTGATCGGCACCGGGGCGACCGCGGTCCAGGCCATCCCGGAGGTCGCCGAGCAGGCGGCCCACGTGTACGTGCTGCAGCGCACCCCGAACTACGACATCGCGGGGCGCAACGGGCCGCTGACCGACGAGTACGTTCGCCAGACCAAGGCCACCTACAAGGACATCTGGCAGCGGACGCGGGAGACGAGCTTCGGCTTCCCCTACGACGCCCCGGACCGCACCGCGCTCTCGGTGTCGGAGGAGGAGCGGCAGCGCATCTACGAGACGGCGTGGGCGCAGGGCGGCTTCCGCATCGGCCTCACCTTCAACGACCTCCTGATCGATTCGGAGGCCAACGAGACGGCCTCCGAGTTCCTCCGCAACCAGATCCGCGCGCGGGTGCACGACCCGGAGGTCGCCGAACTCCTCGCGCCGAAGGACCACCCCTTCTTCACGAAGCGGCCGCCCCTCGAGAACGGCTACTACGAGACCTTCAACCGGGACAACGTGACGCTGGTCGACGTGCGGCGCTCACCGATCGAGGAGATCACCCCGACGGGTGTGCGGACGAGGGACGGGGAGTACGAGGTCGACACCATCGTGTTCGCGACCGGGTTCGACGCCATGACCGGCACGCTCTTCAAGATGGGCATCTCCGGACGGGGCGGCGTCACCCTGCAGGAGAAGTGGGCCGAGGGGCCGCGGACCTACCTCGGCGTCGCGACCCACGGCTTCCCGAACATGTTCATGATCACCGGTCCGCAGAGCCCGTCGGTGCTGAGCAACATGCCGGTCTCCATCGAGCAGCACGTCGACTGGATCGCCGACTGCATCGAGTACATGCGCGAGCACAAGCTCGACAAGATCGAGCCGCTGCCCGAGGCCGAGGACGACTGGGTCGAGCACCACAACGCGGTGACCCAGGCGACGCTCCTGCCGATGGCGAACTCGTGGTGGGTCGGCGCGAACATCCCGGGGAAGCCGCGCAACCTCTACCCGTACGTCGGCGGTGTCGGGAACTACCGGAAGATCTGCGAGGAGGTCGCGGCACACGGCTACGACGGGTTCGGGATGGCCAAGTACGGGAAGTCGTCGGTGACCGGGACGCGTCCGGCCAGTCGCTTCCCGGTCAGGACCGCGCGCGCGGTGATCGGCTGA
- a CDS encoding Dps family protein, with protein MSTGTHGTRTDGDPPTATRRWRPGASRCCTSTGPRCSRSTRCGSCPSLIDEVAERIQTLGGVAVGDPRHVAEITELQRPPDGAEDVPSMLSRLLEGHEIIIGVLREAIEKTDENGDAGTNDLLTGTVLRRHEMHTWFVAEHLVDVPVVREDPPRR; from the coding sequence ATGAGTACCGGCACCCACGGCACGCGAACCGACGGCGACCCGCCGACGGCGACCCGCCGGTGGCGTCCCGGAGCCAGCCGCTGCTGCACCAGCACGGGCCCGAGGTGCAGCCGTTCAACACGATGCGGCAGCTGCCCATCGCTGATCGACGAGGTCGCCGAGCGGATCCAGACCCTGGGCGGCGTGGCGGTCGGCGATCCCCGGCACGTCGCGGAGATCACCGAACTGCAACGGCCTCCGGACGGCGCCGAGGACGTGCCGTCGATGCTGTCCCGCCTGCTCGAGGGCCACGAGATCATCATCGGGGTGCTGCGGGAGGCCATCGAGAAGACCGACGAGAACGGCGACGCCGGCACCAACGACCTGCTGACCGGCACCGTCCTGCGCCGCCACGAGATGCACACGTGGTTCGTCGCCGAGCACCTCGTCGACGTACCGGTGGTGAGGGAGGACCCGCCACGGAGGTGA
- a CDS encoding aldo/keto reductase translates to MTASTGIRMVALPSGERIAALGQGTWYLGENPTTRAAEIAALRTGLDLGLTVVDTAEMYGQGASEILVGEALAGRRDEVFLVDKVLPNHATAAGTIRACRQSLARLGTDRIDLYLLHWRSTVPLAETLAGFTELIDAGAIRYWGVSNFDFDDMTELVNVPGGTTVSTDQILYNLTRRGPEYDLIPWLRRNRLPVMAYSPVEQGRLLHEPILAAIARRHDATPAQIALAWVLRNDGVTTIPRSGNPEHVRENAAALDIRLTAEDLAALDGVFPPPRRPMPLEVL, encoded by the coding sequence ATGACCGCGAGCACGGGTATCCGCATGGTGGCGCTGCCGTCCGGCGAGCGCATCGCCGCGCTGGGCCAGGGCACCTGGTACCTCGGGGAGAACCCGACGACGCGGGCCGCGGAGATCGCAGCCCTGCGCACCGGGCTGGACCTGGGCCTCACCGTCGTCGACACCGCTGAGATGTACGGGCAGGGCGCGTCGGAGATCCTGGTCGGCGAAGCGCTCGCGGGCCGGCGCGACGAGGTGTTCCTCGTCGACAAGGTGCTGCCGAACCACGCCACCGCGGCGGGAACGATCCGGGCGTGCCGGCAGAGCCTCGCCCGGCTCGGCACGGACCGTATCGACCTCTACCTGCTGCACTGGCGAAGTACCGTCCCGCTCGCCGAGACCCTCGCCGGGTTCACCGAGCTGATCGACGCGGGGGCGATCCGCTACTGGGGAGTGAGCAACTTCGACTTCGACGACATGACCGAGCTGGTGAACGTGCCGGGCGGGACCACCGTCTCCACGGACCAGATCCTCTACAACCTCACCCGCCGCGGCCCGGAGTACGACCTGATCCCCTGGCTGCGCCGGAACCGCCTGCCGGTGATGGCCTACTCGCCGGTGGAGCAGGGCCGCCTCCTCCACGAGCCCATCCTCGCCGCGATCGCCCGCCGGCACGACGCGACGCCCGCGCAGATCGCCCTCGCCTGGGTCCTGCGCAACGACGGGGTCACCACGATCCCGCGCTCGGGCAACCCCGAGCACGTGCGGGAGAACGCCGCCGCCCTGGACATCCGGCTCACCGCCGAGGACCTCGCCGCCCTCGACGGGGTGTTCCCGCCGCCCCGGCGCCCGATGCCCCTCGAGGTGCTCTGA
- a CDS encoding YceI family protein codes for MPPSAWSIGRLDQKPVRARPPGRDPSQMCPSCDTHDDRHPARSGSPATNLGVMGVADGTYALGPEIGSILVKTTRTGVGAKVGHDLTLEPTRWRGTTVVNADDLAHSSVTAEVDVDSLEIKEASGGVKPLTDTDRADIKKNLRKALDAAQHPMITFRSTRIAGSPEAFTIDGDLTIAGSTQPVTVRGHVTDSRARGGTTVVQSRWGIKPYSAFFGALKLRDEVEVEFDVALTPAATG; via the coding sequence ATGCCGCCGTCGGCCTGGTCCATCGGCCGGCTTGATCAGAAGCCTGTCCGCGCTCGGCCGCCGGGCCGTGACCCCTCACAGATGTGCCCCTCGTGCGACACCCACGATGACCGCCACCCCGCGCGATCGGGCTCGCCGGCGACTAACCTCGGGGTCATGGGCGTAGCTGATGGCACCTACGCGCTGGGACCTGAGATCGGCTCGATCCTGGTGAAGACGACGCGCACCGGAGTGGGCGCCAAGGTGGGCCACGACCTCACCCTCGAGCCCACTCGATGGCGCGGTACCACCGTGGTGAACGCCGATGACCTGGCCCACTCGTCGGTGACGGCTGAAGTCGACGTCGATTCCTTGGAGATCAAGGAAGCGTCCGGCGGCGTCAAGCCGCTCACCGACACCGATCGCGCGGACATCAAGAAGAACCTTCGCAAGGCCCTCGACGCCGCGCAACACCCGATGATCACCTTCCGGTCGACACGGATCGCCGGTTCTCCGGAGGCGTTCACGATCGACGGTGATCTCACCATCGCCGGTTCCACGCAGCCCGTCACGGTGCGCGGCCACGTGACCGACAGCCGGGCCCGCGGCGGAACGACCGTCGTTCAGTCACGTTGGGGCATCAAGCCGTACTCGGCGTTCTTCGGCGCGCTGAAGCTGAGGGACGAGGTCGAGGTGGAGTTCGACGTCGCTCTCACGCCGGCCGCCACCGGGTGA